In bacterium, the genomic stretch CTTGTTATCCTTGATCATTAATAATTGTGATTCTATTAGAGATAACTTAGTCTTTAGTGTCATTAAAATGAAAAGTCCTGCTCAAAAAGCAAAAGAAAACTATCTTAAGAAAGCTAATGATTGTATAAGATATAAAGAATATCAAAAGGCCGAACATTACCTAAAAAAAACTTTAGAAATTAACCCTCAAGACCCTACGATTTATCAAAGGTTAGGAATGTTATATGAGCTAACGGGAAATGACGAAAAATCGATCTTATACTATTTAAAAGCTATTAAACTTGATCCTGGATTAAAAAAGTGGGAAGAAAGCCAATAAAGAAGAAAAAATAAAATGCCTAAGAAGATATTTTGCATAGGATTATTCTTGTTATTTATTTCTAGTTGTCTGGCTTTGCCTAAAAGAGAAAGCTTACCAGTAACAAAAGAGACTAAGGAAGAAAAAAAGGATGATTTAAAGGAAGTAATTGCCAAAGAAGAAAAAATCAAGGAAGTAGAGTTACCACCTTTAACCTTTAAAGACGAATCTACTGAAAAAGAGGCAAAAGAGAAAGTAAAAGAAGAAACTCCTACGGCTAAGGAAGAGACAAAAACCATCGTAGAAAAATTGCCAGAAGTTAAAAAAGAAGAAAAGATTGAGGAGAAAAAAGAAGAAAAGCCAATTCCAGAAGAGTTAAAAAAGGAGAAGATAGAAAAAAAGCCTCTCCAAGAGAAAGGTCTTCTCAAAAAAGAAGAAAAAATTTTACCTCAAAAAGCTCAAAAAGAACCTTCTTCCGAAGCACTAAAAATGATTGGAAGCGTCCCTGAAACTATTATTCCTCCGGAACAGTTAGATCGTTATAAATTTGCTAAAGATTTATATAAAAGAAATTTATATCCAGCTGCGGCTAAAGAAATGCAGAAATTCCTTACTGATTTCCCCCAGACAAAGATAAGAGATGCCATCTCTTTCTTTATCGGTGAATGTTACTTTGCTAATAAAGAATATGATGCTGCCATCACAGAATTTAACAAGATCATTAAAAATTTTTCTGAAAGCGAATTTTTAGATAAGTGTCAACTAATGGTGGCTGAAACTTATAAAGAAAAAAAGGATATCGATAACTCTTTATTGGAATACTTGCGATTAATTAACTTATATTCCAAGAGTCCGTACTGTCTTGAGGCTCAATTAGAAGTGGGTAATGCCTATCGAGAAAAGAAAGATTATAAGCAAGCCTTAGTTGAGTATGATAAGGTACTGGAGAAAGACCGTAAAAGCAAAGAATCTTCTACGGCCTTATACTACATAGCTGAGATTTATGATTATGCGTATGAAGCAAGGGATTATATCAAAGCTTTATCAGCTTATAAGAAGATTGTTGAGCATTATCCTAAGAGTGAATGGACCGAAAAAGCTAAGAAGAGAATAAAATACTTAGAAGAGAATTATTTTTAAAGAGAAGTATTTTTAATTAAATTTATACATAACTAAACCCGTCAGAAGCTTAGGATAGAAATAGGTAGATTTTTGCGGCATCAGTCCTCCTAAATTACTAATCTTCTCTACTTCTGCTATCTTAGTGGGGGTTAAAAAAAGACCTAATTGATATCTTCCTTCCTTAATTAATTTTACTGCTTCTTCCATACTTCGAGTATAACCTATCTTATGTTCAACTTCTTCTTCTTTGATGTGTAAAATATTTTGGATAAAGATATGTTGCAACACGGAAACAGCTAAATGATTTAAAGCCCAAGGTTGATCTTGGGGAGATAATTTATCAATTAGTTGGGGGTCTTTTAAGGTCAGTAAGTAAAATTTATCTTCTCCAAATAGACCAAAAATATAATTACTATTCTCCTTTTCCCTTAATCTTTGAGATAAAGCCAGAAGAGAAAAACAATCTTCTAAATGGAAGTATTCTTTGATCTTATCTTTTAAGGAATTAAGTTCTAAATTGCTTGAAATTAAGCGGTGGGTGGGTAAGATGGTCAATCCTTCATTTAAGATATTAGTAAAGTACATCATAATAAAGTTTTCTGGACTATCGGGAGAGATTTGGTTAATTAATTGTCTTTGGTAGTTTAAAGCCGTTTGATAACGGTGATGGCCATCAGCAATAAAGATCTTTTTATCTTTCATTGCCTTTTGGATATTTTCCATTGTCTCTTGATCGCTTATTTTCCATACTTTATGCCTGATGCAATCTTCAAAGATTAAGTCGATGAAAGGTGGTTTTTTTTCGATAAAATCGTTAATTATTTTTGGTATTTCTTGATGATAGTCTTGGTATAAAGAAAAGACCGGACTAAGGTGAGCCCGGCAATGGGATAGTAAATTAAGGCGATCTTCTATCGGCTTATGATGAGTTTTTTCATGAGGTAGTATTCTTTGAGAAGAGAAATCTTCTAATCTTAGCAAACCTATAAATCCAGCCAGTATCTTGGGAATATTATCAATATTATAAATTTTTTGGTAAGCATAAAAAGAAGGTCTTTGATCTAAAGTCAGGTATCCTTCTTCAAGCCAGTTATTAAGGTAATTAGAGGCTCGGGTGTACTTATTATACTCTGGGGTATCGTTAGGCAAATCTAAACCTTTGTCTAGATGGGCAATATTACAGGGATGTGATTTAATATATCTTTCTTGGTCTTGTTTAGAAATAACATCATAAGGAGGAGCCATAACTTGAGAAAAATTAGAAATCTTTTCCGAATTATATAAAATTCCCTTAAATGGTTTTACCTCGATCATAACAACGAACTCCTTCAGTTTTTTATTATTTAGCTTATTTTTTTGAGTATTTTTGAATATAAATTTTGAGTAATTTTAAGTATAAGTAAGATATAATAAGTAGCCATTTATGTCAAATATTAATTTATATCTTCTATTTGTTCAACTGAACGCTTACTTAATAAGGAGATAAACAATGATTAAAGGATTTTTCGAAAAACTACATAGGATAAACTATTTAAGGGGCTGATATGACTTTATTAAATCTTTGATTACCTTTAAAGTTTCAAAATTAGAAGAGATAGTTAAATCTTTATTTCTGCCCCAAAAGTCAGAGATTGTGAATTAAAGAAGGTAAACCACAAGCTTATTCTTTAAATTTATTAAAATAAAATAGATCTAACAAAACACAAAAGTCACTTCCTTCTTTATCTTTTAAATTAAATTGATAAGCACCTTTATAATTGCCATAACCTACCGCTAAGCCAATGTTCCAATGTTTAGCTAAAATATACCTCAAACCAAGTAGTAAACCATCATTTAATTCTGTGGTAAATTTAAGATTCTTAGTTAAGTTATAATCTACTCCTCCAAATAACCAATAAGGAACTACTTTAAGCCCAAGATGAATATTAAAAGTATCAATATTTTGAGTAAATACCCCATACAAGAGAGGAGCAAAAGACCGGCTGGGACCCAGAGCATAATTTGCAAAAAGACCTATTCCCACAGCTGGCGTCCAACCTAAGATATTTTGTCTGGGAATTTGCCATTTAAGGCCAGGAATGATTAATTCTATATTATTTCCCATACCTATTTCTGCATGAGGAAATCCAAGTCGATAATCGTTTTCATCTAAAACAAAGGCAGTCGGGATAGAAAACAACCAAGAAGGCTTTGAGGCAATCGGAATAATTTCTTCTTGATAAGCTTTCTCTCTTTCTCTTAGAGAAGATTTCTTAGGAGATTTTTCTTGATAAGACTTTTCTGGAGATGGCTTAGGAAGAGGTTTTTTTCCTGGAACTTCTTTTAATTCCTTTTCTGGGTCGTAATATTCTCGGTAACGGATATCTTCTTTTACTGGTTTTTGGTCAAATTCTACTTCTTCTTCCCCATAATCTTTTAAGAAATTCCTTTGGTAGTCTTCTTCAGAAGGATAATCTTTTTCGGGCTTGTACTCTTTAAATTCATATTCTTCTTTTTTTTTGCTTTTAGGTTCTACGCCCTTTTCTTCTGAAGGAGTCTCTTTTTTCGATGGTTTCTCTTTGATGAGATCATAGTATTCAGTTTCCCAATCTTGAGGGTATTCTTCCTCAGGTGATTCAGTTTTAAATGGCTTTTTTGGACTTTCTAAATCAAGATCCTCATCTTCATAGAGTTGAAATCCTCTTTCTCTTAAATCTTTGGTATCGAACGATGGATCATTTAATTCATATTCTTCAAGATCTTGAGCCAGTACAAATAAAGGAGTATAAATAATAAAGAGAAAGATGGTTATAGAAATCATTTTTTTTAACATAATTTCTCCCAAAAAATTTATTTTTAAAGACTAGAAAAATTATATCAGAAATAAAATTTTATGCCAACAAAAATAACAAAAATGCGTGATTGCCTCTTCAAGGCTTGGTTCTTTTAATCTCTTTTGAGCAGTTAGCCAAACAATTATTAATCTATTTGAGGCAATGAGTTAATCATTATAAACCGGACATAGGAAATAATACCGAGCAATAAAAGATAAACTCATTGGCACTTAAATTAATTTGCTCTAAGTCAAATTTTCATTAATAGGTGCTATAATTTGAATTAGTAAGTTATCTCATTCCCAAGAATCTTAAGTAATCTTATCTTTCAATATCGATAACATTTTCTTTAATCGATGAAGATAGGTATGTTCTTCCAAGACCTTTTTATGAAAAGCTTCAGCAATCTTCCTTCTTTCTTCTGGGTGGTAAAGAAAATAAATTATCTTTTCTCTTAACTCATTATTATTTTTATAAAAGATAACTTCTGTATCTTTGGAGAATAAATTAACTAAGTCTTCTCGATAATCGCTTAACATAAACCCACCACAACCACCTATATCAAATACTCGCATATTAATAGCTGTCCGAAGTTGAGAAACCGTAATATTTAAGTTTATCTCAGAGGCATTGTATAGTCTTGGTAATTCACTTCTATTGTGGATATAGCCACCATACTTTACACCTTCTTGTTTAACTTCTAACCATCCTTTATCTCCATAAACTTTTACTCCGAGGTCAGCAATAGCTCTGATTGTATTTTTACGGTATTTTCGCATGCTTATGCAATCAATAATTTCTAAATGATTAGAAACTCTTTCTTTTAAATATTCCTTATACTCAAGAGAAATATCCTTAATTACTCCTTCTTGCTCTTGAATATCTATTAATAGATCTAAGATAGATAGAGTAGGGTCTTGGCTTAATGTCTTTATTAACTTATCTACTACTTTTTTTGAAAACATTTCGTTAAAAAGGGCTCTGTGTTTTTTGTACATTTTAGTAGCATAAGGGTCAGCCAGCATTCCGGCAAAACTTATTCCACCTGCATATCTTTCTTTGTCTTCTTTACTTAATTCCATCCTTTTAAAAATCTTTGGGTTAGTGGCCAAAGGAAGGTAGTAAACATGCTCATATCCCATATCGTTAAGTTCTTTAATATATGTTTTATCCCACATAAATATAAAGAAAAGTGGATCTGGCTTAAAGATAGTAGAGATCGAAACAGGAGCATCTGCAAACCAGGAAACATAAGGGATTTTAAATCTTTTTATTACTTCTAAGATAAACTTTAAACCAACACAAGTAACGGTAAAAATAAAATTAGGCTTTATTTCCTCTATGGCTTTTTCTGCAATTAAAGCGATGTTTTTCTCATTTAAGAGATTTTTTTCTCTATCGAGGACAAACTTGTTTAAATCAATCACATATACTTCTTGATCTAATTCTGATAAAGCAGCTAAAGAATCTTCTAAAATATATCTTGTTCCACTTAAACGAAAGTCCATAAAAGAGATGATCTTTAATCTTTTTTTAAGAGTCGTTATTTGGTGGTAAGCTGATTCTAAAATCATCTTTTCTAATTTGAGGTAATAATCAGGAAAGGCTCTTTGGCAACCTTCGGTAGAAATTACTTTCGTATTTCCTATGCTTCCTATCAAGTTAAAAGATTCTTCAATTTCAAGGCCGGCCAAAAGTCTTACTTTTGTCGAAGTAAGAAGATCTTTGTAATCGAAGAGATAAAGGGAATGGTAGAATAATTCTACCTCTTTCTCGATGACCACTATTTCTTGAAAAGGCTTGACTCTTTTCATTAATTCAAAGAGTACATAGCCAAAACCTAACCCTAATAAGATAATCTTTTGACAAGTTTCAAATTCTATCCTGGAGAATGTTTTTTCTGCTTCCCGAGATGGATTAATAGGACTATGTATCCAGATAAGTGCTTCTTTTTCATCAGGGTATTGACCAGTAATTTGAAGATTCTTGGCTGGTTTTATAATAGCCAGGGGAGTAGCTTTATTAAGCTTTTCTATCTTTTGGAATAAAACCGGTTCCTTTTCTTTAAGGAGAATGAGGTTTTTTTCTAAGTATTGAGAAGCTTCCATCTTAAGACCTGAAGTCTAATGATATA encodes the following:
- a CDS encoding tetratricopeptide repeat protein; the protein is MLIKKILMIILLSLIINNCDSIRDNLVFSVIKMKSPAQKAKENYLKKANDCIRYKEYQKAEHYLKKTLEINPQDPTIYQRLGMLYELTGNDEKSILYYLKAIKLDPGLKKWEESQ
- a CDS encoding tetratricopeptide repeat protein, with the protein product MPKKIFCIGLFLLFISSCLALPKRESLPVTKETKEEKKDDLKEVIAKEEKIKEVELPPLTFKDESTEKEAKEKVKEETPTAKEETKTIVEKLPEVKKEEKIEEKKEEKPIPEELKKEKIEKKPLQEKGLLKKEEKILPQKAQKEPSSEALKMIGSVPETIIPPEQLDRYKFAKDLYKRNLYPAAAKEMQKFLTDFPQTKIRDAISFFIGECYFANKEYDAAITEFNKIIKNFSESEFLDKCQLMVAETYKEKKDIDNSLLEYLRLINLYSKSPYCLEAQLEVGNAYREKKDYKQALVEYDKVLEKDRKSKESSTALYYIAEIYDYAYEARDYIKALSAYKKIVEHYPKSEWTEKAKKRIKYLEENYF
- a CDS encoding DUF1015 domain-containing protein, which translates into the protein MIEVKPFKGILYNSEKISNFSQVMAPPYDVISKQDQERYIKSHPCNIAHLDKGLDLPNDTPEYNKYTRASNYLNNWLEEGYLTLDQRPSFYAYQKIYNIDNIPKILAGFIGLLRLEDFSSQRILPHEKTHHKPIEDRLNLLSHCRAHLSPVFSLYQDYHQEIPKIINDFIEKKPPFIDLIFEDCIRHKVWKISDQETMENIQKAMKDKKIFIADGHHRYQTALNYQRQLINQISPDSPENFIMMYFTNILNEGLTILPTHRLISSNLELNSLKDKIKEYFHLEDCFSLLALSQRLREKENSNYIFGLFGEDKFYLLTLKDPQLIDKLSPQDQPWALNHLAVSVLQHIFIQNILHIKEEEVEHKIGYTRSMEEAVKLIKEGRYQLGLFLTPTKIAEVEKISNLGGLMPQKSTYFYPKLLTGLVMYKFN
- a CDS encoding glycosyltransferase, whose amino-acid sequence is MEASQYLEKNLILLKEKEPVLFQKIEKLNKATPLAIIKPAKNLQITGQYPDEKEALIWIHSPINPSREAEKTFSRIEFETCQKIILLGLGFGYVLFELMKRVKPFQEIVVIEKEVELFYHSLYLFDYKDLLTSTKVRLLAGLEIEESFNLIGSIGNTKVISTEGCQRAFPDYYLKLEKMILESAYHQITTLKKRLKIISFMDFRLSGTRYILEDSLAALSELDQEVYVIDLNKFVLDREKNLLNEKNIALIAEKAIEEIKPNFIFTVTCVGLKFILEVIKRFKIPYVSWFADAPVSISTIFKPDPLFFIFMWDKTYIKELNDMGYEHVYYLPLATNPKIFKRMELSKEDKERYAGGISFAGMLADPYATKMYKKHRALFNEMFSKKVVDKLIKTLSQDPTLSILDLLIDIQEQEGVIKDISLEYKEYLKERVSNHLEIIDCISMRKYRKNTIRAIADLGVKVYGDKGWLEVKQEGVKYGGYIHNRSELPRLYNASEINLNITVSQLRTAINMRVFDIGGCGGFMLSDYREDLVNLFSKDTEVIFYKNNNELREKIIYFLYHPEERRKIAEAFHKKVLEEHTYLHRLKKMLSILKDKIT